In one window of Lynx canadensis isolate LIC74 chromosome A3, mLynCan4.pri.v2, whole genome shotgun sequence DNA:
- the PDRG1 gene encoding p53 and DNA damage-regulated protein 1, with protein MLSPEAERVLRYLVEVEELAEEVLADKRQIVDLDTKRNQNREGLRALQKDLSLSEDVMVCFGNMFIRMPHPQTKEMIEKDQDHLDKEIEKLRKQLKVKVNRLFEAQGKPELKGFNLNPLNQDELKALKIILKG; from the exons ATGCTGTCACCCGAGGCAGAACGGGTGCTTCGGTACCTGGTGGAGGTGGAAGAGCTCGCGGAGGAGGTGCTGGCGGACAAGCGACAG ATTGTGGATCTGGACACCAAAAGGAATCAGAACCGGGAGGGCCTGCGGGCTCTGCAGAAGGATCTCAGCCTCTCCG AAGATGTGATGGTTTGCTTCGGGAACATGTTCATCAGGATGCCTCACCCTCAGACGAAGGAGATGATTGAGAAAG ATCAGGACCATCtggataaagaaatagagaaactCCGCAAACAACTTAAAGTGAAGGTCAACCGCCTCTTTGAGGCCCAAG GCAAACCAGAGCTGAAGGGTTTTAACCTGAATCCCCTCAACCAGGATGAGCTTAAAGCTCTCaagatcattttaaaaggatga